Proteins encoded by one window of Kribbella italica:
- a CDS encoding AfsR/SARP family transcriptional regulator — translation MEAEIGVLGPLRVAVAGQEIEVGSGRLRAALAMLASEVGRTVSVDRLAQAVWGEELPANVRNSTQTQIMRLRRLLGGSLIRTEGDGYRLDVPPERVDAVRFGRLLSEAQASTAPTEQRRLLTEALALWRGRPFEGVASKWLNDVESERMVELYLSARERRVDLELAAGRHGAVVAELRELTGRFPLREAFWSRLLTALRQCGRPAEALACYEAVRVLLADELGADPGPELRRQYAELLDCEEQSAKHVVPQQLPAARGAFVGRAQQLKALDEAVESTTVVLHGFGGIGKTALALQWAQQHKELFPDGQLFIDLQGYGPGELVDAKNALRSFLIGLGVPEHQIPYDVEARSSLLRTTLAGRRCLLVLDNALDADHVRPLIPGPGSLALVTSRNELHGLAVREGAPRIALDELTAEESIELLRAKTGEQDNAVLQELAELCGYIPLALSIAAVRSDGDVEAMTSELRERRLTALAIGDESGDLRAVFARSYQALDPYAARAFRLLGLHLGSEFSTSTAAWLLGTTPYDARAVLDNLADQHLLCRTRGKRFEFHQLVRAYAVELT, via the coding sequence ATGGAGGCGGAGATCGGCGTGCTCGGGCCGTTGCGGGTGGCAGTGGCGGGGCAGGAGATCGAGGTCGGGTCGGGGCGGCTCCGGGCGGCGTTGGCGATGCTGGCCAGTGAGGTCGGGCGGACGGTGTCGGTGGACCGGCTCGCGCAGGCGGTGTGGGGCGAGGAGCTTCCCGCCAACGTCCGGAACAGCACGCAGACACAGATCATGCGGTTGCGGCGGCTGTTGGGCGGCTCGCTGATCCGGACCGAGGGTGATGGCTACCGACTCGACGTCCCGCCGGAGCGCGTGGACGCCGTACGGTTCGGTCGGCTCCTGAGTGAGGCGCAGGCCTCAACGGCTCCGACAGAGCAGCGGCGGCTGCTGACCGAGGCTCTCGCGCTGTGGCGGGGTAGGCCCTTCGAGGGGGTCGCTTCGAAGTGGCTGAACGACGTCGAGTCGGAGCGGATGGTCGAGCTCTACCTGAGTGCCCGGGAGCGTCGGGTCGACCTGGAGCTGGCGGCAGGGCGACATGGCGCGGTCGTGGCCGAGCTGCGGGAGCTGACAGGCAGGTTCCCATTGCGGGAGGCCTTCTGGTCCCGGCTGCTCACGGCACTCAGGCAGTGCGGGCGTCCGGCCGAGGCGCTGGCTTGCTACGAGGCGGTGCGGGTCCTGCTGGCCGACGAGCTCGGTGCTGATCCCGGTCCGGAGCTGAGACGCCAGTACGCCGAGCTGCTGGACTGCGAGGAGCAGTCCGCCAAGCACGTCGTACCGCAGCAGCTTCCGGCCGCACGGGGAGCGTTCGTCGGCAGGGCTCAGCAGCTGAAGGCACTCGACGAGGCGGTGGAGTCGACGACGGTTGTGCTGCACGGGTTCGGCGGGATCGGCAAGACGGCGCTGGCCTTGCAGTGGGCGCAGCAGCACAAGGAGCTGTTCCCCGACGGCCAGCTGTTCATCGACCTGCAGGGCTATGGCCCCGGCGAGCTGGTCGACGCCAAGAACGCACTGCGGAGCTTCCTGATCGGACTAGGCGTACCTGAGCACCAGATCCCGTACGACGTAGAGGCGCGCAGCTCACTACTCCGTACGACGCTGGCCGGCCGCCGCTGCCTCCTGGTGCTCGACAACGCGCTCGACGCCGACCACGTCCGCCCGCTGATCCCAGGGCCCGGGTCGCTCGCGCTGGTGACCAGCCGCAACGAGCTGCACGGGCTCGCCGTACGGGAAGGCGCACCGCGGATCGCGCTCGACGAGCTGACCGCCGAGGAGTCCATCGAACTCCTGCGCGCGAAGACCGGCGAGCAGGACAACGCCGTACTCCAAGAGCTCGCGGAGCTCTGCGGCTACATCCCCTTGGCGCTGTCGATCGCGGCGGTCCGCTCCGACGGCGACGTCGAGGCGATGACCAGCGAACTGCGCGAGCGACGCCTGACGGCGCTCGCGATCGGCGACGAGAGCGGTGACCTGCGGGCCGTGTTCGCCCGGTCGTACCAGGCGCTCGACCCGTACGCCGCCCGCGCGTTCCGCCTGCTCGGGCTGCATCTCGGCTCGGAGTTCAGCACGTCGACGGCGGCCTGGCTGCTCGGCACCACGCCGTACGACGCCCGCGCGGTCCTCGACAATCTGGCCGACCAGCATCTGCTCTGCCGCACCCGCGGCAAGCGTTTCGAGTTCCATCAACTGGTTCGCGCGTACGCCGTCGAACTGACCTAG
- a CDS encoding VOC family protein: MPQLVEPPQRDGGVRFAGMVTAGEFHAAGGVGDWRSVYHLVSAHFRTGSLAEGVALVEGIGGVVGAAEEVLRVDLRVDGVTVSLGRRDVEVARRISGVAAGLGIVADPSAVQVVNVTLDALVGEAVLPFWRVVLGYGQLGEDYLFDPVRRGPGFGLQQMDVARGGRSRMHLDVAVPHDLAEARVAAALAAGGRLVSDEHAPKWWVLADAEGNEVCIATWVGRSAG, from the coding sequence GTGCCGCAGCTTGTGGAGCCCCCGCAGCGCGACGGCGGTGTTAGGTTCGCCGGCATGGTGACGGCTGGGGAGTTTCATGCGGCGGGTGGGGTTGGGGACTGGCGGTCGGTTTATCACTTGGTGTCGGCGCATTTCAGGACTGGGTCGCTGGCCGAAGGTGTGGCGCTCGTCGAGGGGATCGGTGGGGTGGTGGGGGCGGCGGAGGAAGTTTTGCGGGTTGATCTGCGGGTCGACGGGGTGACTGTTTCGTTGGGGCGGCGGGATGTGGAGGTGGCTCGGCGGATTTCGGGGGTGGCTGCTGGGTTGGGGATCGTGGCTGATCCGAGTGCGGTGCAGGTTGTCAACGTGACGCTGGATGCGCTCGTCGGGGAAGCGGTGTTGCCGTTCTGGCGGGTGGTGCTGGGGTACGGGCAGCTTGGGGAGGACTACCTGTTCGATCCGGTACGGCGGGGGCCGGGGTTCGGGCTGCAGCAGATGGACGTGGCTCGGGGTGGGCGGAGTCGGATGCATCTTGATGTGGCCGTGCCGCATGACCTGGCGGAGGCTCGGGTTGCGGCGGCGTTGGCCGCGGGTGGGCGGCTGGTGTCGGACGAGCACGCGCCGAAGTGGTGGGTGCTGGCCGATGCCGAGGGCAACGAAGTGTGTATCGCGACCTGGGTCGGGCGGTCAGCGGGGTGA
- a CDS encoding helix-turn-helix domain-containing protein, with protein MQGDKPIGDTGPVTFGDRLREYRQHRGWSLADLSKATHYHRSYLSNLENGRKLPNEDLARVCDEVLRAKGELLAAARDDTVSKLDQTPWQTAELVQRMQASDTTAGTLESLHSTVEELCCQYNHRDALELRQEAHSWLQHVTGLLRRPVGLKAHADLLVAGGWLALLAGCVEYDLGMRTAAESTRTAAMQLGLEAGHPEITGWGHEMTAWFALTQGRFRQAVDASQRGQAIAKTSSVHVQLIAQEAKAKARLGESGLHTVLERGRDVLDRLPYPDRPDNHFKIDPAKWDYYAMDVHRIARDDDLATKYASAVISDNITPDGHELSPMRVSECRITLGMVAGREGDLEQAVGLGLTGLKDGRQSKVHLQMIAGELDQELRQRFPSEGLVTEFEEALRGL; from the coding sequence ATGCAGGGAGACAAACCGATAGGAGACACTGGACCGGTGACCTTCGGAGACCGGCTGAGGGAGTACCGGCAACACCGAGGTTGGTCCTTGGCCGACCTCAGCAAAGCCACGCACTACCACCGCTCCTACCTGTCGAACCTTGAGAACGGCCGCAAGCTCCCCAACGAGGATCTGGCCCGCGTTTGTGACGAAGTACTACGCGCCAAGGGCGAGCTGCTGGCAGCGGCCAGAGATGACACGGTCTCCAAGCTCGACCAGACTCCATGGCAAACGGCCGAGCTCGTCCAACGGATGCAAGCCAGCGACACCACGGCAGGCACCCTTGAGAGCCTGCACTCAACCGTCGAAGAGCTGTGCTGCCAGTACAACCACCGCGACGCCCTTGAGCTGCGGCAGGAAGCGCATAGCTGGCTACAGCACGTCACAGGCCTCCTGCGTCGTCCGGTCGGCCTGAAAGCCCACGCAGACCTCCTAGTGGCCGGTGGATGGCTTGCCTTACTGGCTGGGTGTGTCGAGTACGACCTAGGAATGCGAACAGCAGCAGAGTCCACCAGGACCGCAGCGATGCAGCTAGGTCTAGAGGCCGGCCACCCAGAGATCACCGGTTGGGGCCACGAGATGACTGCCTGGTTCGCTCTGACACAAGGCCGCTTCCGCCAGGCTGTCGACGCATCCCAGCGTGGGCAAGCCATCGCGAAGACCAGCAGCGTGCATGTCCAACTCATCGCTCAGGAGGCCAAGGCCAAAGCGCGGCTCGGTGAGTCTGGGCTGCACACTGTGCTTGAGCGGGGTCGAGACGTCCTCGACCGCTTGCCCTACCCGGACCGGCCGGACAACCATTTCAAAATCGATCCCGCCAAGTGGGACTACTACGCGATGGACGTTCACCGAATCGCCCGAGACGACGACCTGGCCACCAAGTACGCCAGCGCCGTCATCAGCGACAACATCACTCCAGACGGCCACGAACTAAGCCCAATGCGAGTCTCTGAGTGCCGCATCACCCTCGGCATGGTTGCAGGCCGCGAAGGCGACCTTGAGCAGGCCGTAGGCCTAGGCCTCACCGGCCTCAAGGACGGCCGCCAAAGCAAGGTCCACTTACAGATGATCGCCGGAGAACTTGACCAGGAACTCCGCCAACGCTTCCCCAGCGAGGGCCTCGTTACTGAGTTCGAAGAAGCCTTGCGCGGGCTCTGA
- a CDS encoding TIGR04255 family protein — protein MAEHRPFSSGTHYAKAPIVEAILEFQVESPLSDLDELLPLADRLEGWSDATHDYLLASEVALSPAGAEVASPQHVAHIFSRADQARTLHAALDRCAYSWGANYETWEELASEAVAAWEVYRDLAKPTHLRRIGTRFVNVIDIPSTVVEIKDYLRTSVDISPYLPQALEGFFMQVEVPLDYEHQMGVKISSTIALAPPGSTRIVLDLDTYKRCNLDLQGADLTDRLWSELSTLREAKDYVFEACITDATRGLIR, from the coding sequence ATGGCTGAGCATCGGCCGTTCTCCAGCGGGACCCACTACGCCAAGGCTCCGATCGTGGAGGCGATCCTCGAATTTCAGGTCGAGTCACCTCTGTCGGATCTCGATGAACTCCTCCCCTTGGCAGACCGGCTAGAGGGATGGAGCGATGCGACTCACGACTACCTACTAGCTAGTGAGGTCGCGCTCTCGCCTGCCGGTGCGGAGGTGGCATCACCACAGCACGTCGCGCACATCTTTTCCCGCGCGGATCAAGCGAGAACGCTGCATGCCGCCCTTGATCGGTGTGCCTACTCATGGGGCGCAAATTACGAGACTTGGGAAGAGCTTGCCAGCGAAGCTGTGGCGGCCTGGGAGGTCTATCGAGACCTCGCGAAGCCAACCCACCTTCGGAGGATTGGTACCCGCTTCGTCAATGTTATAGATATTCCGTCAACTGTGGTCGAGATAAAAGATTATCTCAGAACGTCAGTAGATATATCGCCGTACTTACCGCAGGCGCTTGAGGGGTTCTTCATGCAGGTTGAAGTGCCGCTCGACTATGAACACCAAATGGGGGTAAAGATATCGTCCACCATTGCGCTCGCTCCTCCTGGAAGTACGCGCATAGTCTTGGATCTGGATACCTATAAGCGCTGCAATCTGGATCTTCAGGGCGCTGACCTGACCGACAGGTTATGGTCAGAGTTGTCGACCTTGAGGGAAGCGAAAGACTACGTATTTGAGGCATGTATCACAGATGCAACAAGGGGGCTGATCAGATAA
- a CDS encoding GNAT family N-acetyltransferase has product MLITLDESHRQLVHQVRDDAGEWLATKGTDQYRGGLDMAQVHANIDHDFDRFPFVGWKIDGQLVAMMAIIDPEVDFWSPEELAEPQTYISRFFVTEHGNGYGSALLEAVTGQARQDGKHWIRLNCWSTNTMLHSYYISHGFQHVRTCNIPGRMSGALFQKDLKQLDGPTVTHRIASHQ; this is encoded by the coding sequence ATGCTCATCACCCTTGACGAATCGCACCGGCAGCTCGTCCACCAGGTCCGCGACGACGCAGGCGAATGGCTCGCAACGAAGGGCACCGACCAATACCGGGGCGGCCTCGACATGGCCCAGGTCCACGCCAACATCGACCACGACTTCGACCGCTTCCCCTTCGTCGGCTGGAAGATCGACGGCCAACTGGTCGCCATGATGGCGATTATCGACCCAGAAGTCGACTTCTGGAGCCCTGAAGAGTTAGCCGAGCCACAGACCTACATAAGCCGATTCTTCGTCACAGAACACGGCAACGGCTATGGCTCAGCCCTGCTTGAAGCGGTAACCGGACAGGCGCGCCAAGATGGCAAGCACTGGATCCGGTTGAACTGCTGGAGCACCAATACCATGTTGCACAGCTACTACATCTCACACGGATTCCAGCACGTTCGCACATGCAACATCCCGGGCCGCATGAGTGGCGCGTTGTTCCAGAAAGATCTAAAGCAACTCGACGGGCCCACCGTCACGCATCGGATTGCTTCTCATCAATAG
- a CDS encoding GntR family transcriptional regulator gives MPETLQERVARLIRDSLGEPGSPLPSEAELVERYGASRNTVRAALALLEAEGLITSSQGRTRQVRKIHRWEWKMAEWEKAHNNDGDAWSNTIRAQGGIPRNDMQILSIEAPADVAEALKIPVGTAIQARNRLRWVNDEPHQLSDSYFPPFVTDGSDLFWNPKDLAVKGGLLAASGHKQTRWHDLLTARMPSADESQRLMMAPGTPLLVHSRVGYDAEGRPVRYMVSRMAADRVEVSYDLNSDD, from the coding sequence ATGCCAGAGACGTTGCAAGAGCGGGTTGCGCGGCTGATCCGCGACTCGCTCGGGGAGCCAGGCTCCCCCCTGCCCAGTGAGGCCGAGCTGGTGGAGCGCTACGGCGCGAGCCGGAACACGGTGCGTGCTGCACTGGCCCTTCTAGAGGCCGAAGGACTGATTACCAGCAGCCAGGGCAGGACCCGGCAAGTCCGCAAGATTCACCGCTGGGAATGGAAAATGGCCGAGTGGGAGAAGGCCCACAACAACGATGGCGACGCCTGGTCGAACACGATCAGGGCTCAAGGTGGGATCCCCAGGAACGACATGCAAATCCTCAGCATCGAGGCGCCGGCCGATGTCGCCGAAGCGCTCAAGATCCCTGTAGGTACAGCGATCCAGGCACGAAATCGCCTCCGCTGGGTCAACGACGAACCTCACCAGCTCAGCGACTCCTACTTCCCGCCGTTCGTAACGGACGGGAGTGATCTGTTCTGGAATCCCAAAGACCTCGCAGTCAAAGGCGGTCTACTCGCCGCAAGTGGCCACAAGCAGACCCGCTGGCACGACCTCCTCACGGCCCGCATGCCCAGCGCAGACGAGTCGCAGCGCCTCATGATGGCGCCGGGCACCCCGCTACTCGTCCATAGCCGCGTCGGCTACGACGCCGAGGGCCGACCGGTTCGCTACATGGTCTCCCGCATGGCCGCCGACCGCGTAGAAGTCTCCTACGACCTCAACTCGGACGACTGA
- a CDS encoding DUF6284 family protein, with product MSIISLPASRSEDPSAADLAEIEQEWPLIAAELDLLDAEIAYITAGPAASVLDRRRVRRAERRVLAVSRELATDEVIVDGAA from the coding sequence ATGAGCATCATCTCCCTTCCGGCCTCCCGCAGCGAAGACCCAAGTGCAGCAGACCTGGCCGAGATCGAGCAGGAGTGGCCGCTGATCGCGGCCGAGCTGGATTTGCTGGATGCCGAGATCGCCTATATCACCGCTGGCCCTGCCGCATCGGTTCTGGACCGGCGCCGGGTACGCCGCGCCGAACGCCGCGTTTTGGCCGTGAGCCGCGAACTGGCCACCGACGAGGTCATTGTGGACGGTGCCGCATGA
- a CDS encoding ABC transporter permease codes for MSMPLRSSYPVPVEDLIPTARKLAADLGTVPSRNRIMKEFRIGADKARAIRDALTEPTPDPTPEPAAPHLKAVENRTDLEPTASDDEMPSAPREGASPQVTPPTDLGTVAETTQPEEVPAAAARDANPIRSWPVLLLALPAFVAVWSGWVGLGELTGFGVVHPLPGIADSFTINSAITLPIGVETYAAFALRVWLSGQVPVPARRFAKWSALSALVLGALGQVAYHLLDAAGVTQAPWWITTVVACLPVAVLGMGAALAHLIHLQPTENGEK; via the coding sequence ATGAGCATGCCGCTTCGTAGCAGCTACCCGGTTCCTGTTGAGGACCTGATCCCGACCGCCCGCAAGCTGGCTGCGGACCTGGGCACGGTCCCTTCTCGGAACCGGATCATGAAGGAATTCCGGATCGGTGCGGACAAGGCCCGTGCGATCCGCGACGCGCTCACCGAGCCGACCCCGGACCCAACGCCGGAACCGGCTGCGCCGCATCTGAAGGCGGTTGAGAACCGGACGGACCTGGAACCGACCGCGAGTGACGATGAGATGCCCTCCGCGCCGAGGGAGGGGGCATCTCCGCAGGTCACGCCTCCTACAGACCTGGGCACGGTTGCCGAAACCACCCAACCCGAGGAGGTTCCCGCGGCTGCCGCTCGGGATGCCAACCCGATCCGTTCGTGGCCGGTGCTGTTGCTGGCGCTGCCCGCGTTCGTCGCGGTCTGGTCCGGCTGGGTCGGGCTCGGTGAGCTGACCGGGTTCGGTGTGGTCCACCCGCTGCCGGGGATCGCGGACAGCTTCACCATCAACTCGGCCATCACGCTACCGATCGGTGTCGAGACGTACGCCGCGTTCGCGCTGCGGGTGTGGCTGTCCGGTCAGGTCCCTGTACCGGCCCGTCGGTTTGCGAAGTGGTCTGCACTGTCCGCGCTCGTGCTCGGCGCGCTCGGCCAAGTCGCCTACCACCTCCTAGACGCCGCTGGGGTCACCCAGGCGCCCTGGTGGATCACCACCGTCGTTGCCTGCCTTCCGGTCGCCGTACTCGGCATGGGCGCCGCCCTCGCCCACCTGATCCACCTTCAGCCCACCGAAAACGGGGAGAAGTGA
- a CDS encoding cell division protein FtsK, with protein MPENANEIPEPIDLDARRARRDDTAPAASAESTESAGVAVPLSVGEVERMDTAYEVALDDDAETGAGKVLVPVDTPGLAVPVTPGERLPIIPVHLLPQNLRATVRRAVVRSGHVAAFHAVRSPWYGAKLAWFAGRGFARVVSNQLRWWWVPNSFALEQKAADGNELKEWEKIHRELKRTRLWRGGVLAAQNLGLAISAPIALNAAPTAAVALAGAGLVAAAAHYGRPAGQTLVGTAVVAARFRKLNSDIVLRAYYAAGLGKPDRADQEVRFGSQMSRDARNTGSQVLVDLPYGKGWSDVSGSREKIASGLDVHVNQVFLTPDKTSSRRHTLFVADRDPLAVPVGRTSLLDCKRRSIWKAFVIGRDERDSPVKLSLMWNSLLVGAQPRKGKTYFARLLALYAALDPNVRLIVVDGKNSPDWLAFKKVAHRIVFGTHPNPNTDDPIETFRAILDEILAHIDRVNSILTTLPVELCPEGKLTEELHNDPRYPDLHVLVLVMEEFQVYFETEDQAVNKEIAAKLSRIQAVGPSAGVIIESSSQKPSGVGAGDVARLFNRYRDNHTLRFALKCGNRVVSEAILGGDAYQEGFDAATLPVGDEYRGVGYLYGASDATPTVRTELADATDADKILTAARVLRERLGLLSGMAAGEEMQRGSRDVLADILTVMGADTAAHWDTIAGRLADQMPEQYDGTTPDAISAQARGLNVSSVNVKRDGATRKGAKADDIRAAIARRNT; from the coding sequence ATGCCCGAGAATGCCAATGAGATCCCCGAGCCGATCGACCTGGACGCCCGCCGCGCCCGCCGTGACGACACCGCCCCGGCCGCCTCGGCTGAGTCGACCGAAAGTGCCGGCGTAGCGGTGCCGCTGTCGGTTGGTGAGGTCGAGCGGATGGATACCGCCTATGAGGTCGCGTTGGACGACGACGCGGAGACCGGTGCGGGCAAGGTGTTGGTGCCGGTGGATACGCCGGGTTTGGCGGTGCCGGTGACGCCGGGGGAGCGGCTGCCGATCATCCCGGTTCACCTGCTCCCGCAGAACCTTCGCGCCACGGTCCGGCGTGCGGTGGTCCGGTCGGGTCACGTGGCCGCGTTCCACGCGGTCCGGTCGCCGTGGTACGGCGCCAAGCTGGCCTGGTTCGCCGGTCGTGGCTTCGCTCGTGTGGTCAGCAACCAACTGCGGTGGTGGTGGGTGCCGAACTCGTTTGCCCTTGAGCAGAAGGCTGCTGACGGCAACGAGCTGAAGGAGTGGGAGAAGATCCACCGCGAGCTGAAGCGGACCCGGCTGTGGCGTGGCGGCGTTCTCGCGGCCCAGAACCTTGGCCTTGCCATCAGTGCGCCAATTGCCCTGAACGCTGCTCCTACGGCTGCTGTGGCGCTTGCTGGTGCTGGTCTGGTCGCTGCGGCGGCGCATTACGGGCGTCCGGCTGGTCAGACCCTGGTCGGTACGGCGGTGGTCGCTGCACGGTTCCGGAAGCTGAACTCTGACATCGTGCTGCGCGCCTACTACGCGGCCGGACTCGGCAAGCCGGACCGTGCCGACCAGGAGGTGCGGTTCGGGTCGCAGATGTCGCGTGATGCCCGCAACACCGGCTCTCAGGTGCTGGTGGATCTCCCGTATGGCAAGGGCTGGTCGGACGTGTCCGGTAGCAGGGAGAAGATCGCTTCCGGGCTGGACGTGCACGTGAATCAGGTGTTCCTGACGCCGGACAAGACCAGCTCGCGCCGCCACACGTTGTTCGTGGCCGACCGTGACCCACTCGCCGTCCCGGTCGGCCGGACATCGTTGCTGGACTGCAAGCGCCGGTCGATTTGGAAGGCGTTCGTGATCGGCCGCGATGAGCGGGACTCGCCGGTCAAGCTGTCGCTGATGTGGAACTCGCTGCTGGTCGGCGCCCAGCCCCGCAAGGGCAAGACGTACTTCGCGCGCCTCCTGGCGCTCTACGCCGCGTTGGATCCGAACGTCCGGTTGATCGTGGTCGACGGGAAGAACTCGCCGGACTGGCTGGCGTTCAAGAAGGTTGCCCACCGCATCGTTTTCGGCACCCATCCCAACCCGAACACTGATGACCCGATCGAGACGTTCCGGGCGATCCTCGACGAGATCCTTGCCCACATCGACCGGGTGAACAGCATTCTGACGACGCTGCCGGTGGAGCTGTGCCCGGAAGGCAAGCTCACTGAGGAACTGCACAACGATCCCCGCTACCCGGACCTGCACGTCCTGGTGCTGGTGATGGAGGAGTTTCAGGTGTACTTCGAGACTGAGGACCAGGCGGTCAACAAGGAGATCGCCGCCAAGCTGTCCCGTATCCAAGCCGTCGGCCCGTCGGCGGGTGTGATCATCGAGTCCAGCTCGCAGAAGCCGTCCGGTGTTGGTGCGGGCGACGTGGCGCGGTTGTTCAACCGGTACAGGGATAACCACACGCTGCGGTTCGCGCTGAAGTGTGGCAACCGGGTCGTGTCCGAGGCGATCTTGGGCGGTGACGCCTACCAGGAAGGCTTCGACGCAGCGACCCTGCCGGTCGGTGACGAGTACCGGGGCGTCGGCTACCTGTACGGCGCCTCCGACGCGACGCCGACCGTGCGGACCGAGCTGGCCGACGCGACCGACGCGGACAAGATCCTGACCGCCGCTCGCGTGCTGCGGGAACGGCTCGGACTGCTGTCCGGCATGGCGGCAGGCGAGGAGATGCAGCGCGGTAGCCGTGACGTCCTGGCCGACATCCTCACCGTCATGGGCGCCGACACTGCTGCCCACTGGGACACGATCGCCGGTCGGTTGGCCGACCAGATGCCGGAGCAGTACGACGGCACCACGCCGGACGCGATCTCGGCTCAGGCGCGCGGGCTGAACGTGTCCAGCGTCAACGTGAAGCGCGACGGCGCGACCCGCAAGGGCGCCAAGGCCGACGACATCCGCGCCGCCATCGCCCGCCGCAACACCTAA
- a CDS encoding bifunctional DNA primase/polymerase, translating into MTETLTAALAAAAHGWPVFMLGRSKRPVANCEPCRIATDHDPASCGHLTCHGFYAATTEPDRITALVAAVPYGQLAVRTGAVSGLLVVDVDPAHGGTESLNRLLIGGLLPRTRRVITGSGGLHLYYRHPGQHLPSRPMPGHQGIDIKADGGYVVLPPSIHHRTGLPYRWATIGAAEVMEMPPALVTACLPPAPAELATLQPGSTTARPGGGISHPDKLLDAHLDAVRRAPKGKRRATLYGAARGVARMVAAGAIDPADAVTALTFVGHQAAQTDRDIKAAIDGGFRDEGIAA; encoded by the coding sequence ATGACCGAGACCCTGACCGCAGCACTCGCCGCCGCAGCACACGGCTGGCCAGTGTTCATGCTCGGCCGCTCCAAGCGGCCGGTCGCCAACTGCGAGCCCTGCCGGATCGCCACCGACCATGACCCCGCGTCCTGCGGTCACCTGACCTGCCACGGGTTCTACGCCGCCACCACCGAACCGGATCGCATCACGGCGCTTGTTGCTGCCGTTCCCTACGGCCAGCTCGCCGTCCGCACCGGCGCCGTGTCCGGCCTCCTGGTGGTCGACGTCGATCCTGCGCACGGCGGAACGGAAAGCCTCAACCGGTTGCTGATCGGCGGGTTGCTGCCGCGCACTCGGCGGGTGATCACCGGCTCGGGTGGCCTGCACTTGTACTACCGCCACCCCGGCCAGCACCTGCCGTCGCGGCCGATGCCCGGCCACCAGGGAATCGACATCAAGGCAGACGGCGGGTACGTCGTCCTCCCGCCGTCGATCCACCACCGCACCGGCCTGCCCTACCGGTGGGCGACCATCGGCGCGGCCGAGGTGATGGAGATGCCCCCCGCCTTGGTCACGGCCTGCCTGCCCCCTGCGCCGGCCGAATTGGCGACCCTCCAACCGGGCTCGACCACGGCGCGACCGGGCGGGGGCATCTCCCACCCGGACAAGCTCCTCGACGCTCACCTGGACGCCGTACGCCGTGCCCCGAAGGGGAAGCGCCGGGCGACCCTGTACGGCGCCGCGCGAGGGGTCGCGCGGATGGTCGCAGCCGGTGCGATCGACCCCGCCGACGCGGTCACCGCGCTGACCTTCGTCGGACACCAAGCCGCCCAGACCGACCGAGACATCAAAGCCGCCATCGACGGCGGTTTCCGCGACGAAGGGATCGCCGCATGA